The following are encoded together in the Chaetodon trifascialis isolate fChaTrf1 chromosome 3, fChaTrf1.hap1, whole genome shotgun sequence genome:
- the alas1 gene encoding 5-aminolevulinate synthase, non-specific, mitochondrial — protein sequence MDLILRRCPFVARVPQAFLQQTKKSLLAYAQRCPIMMELASKPMAPSMARALCSYSSSSSHQDTEAIKDPKQQGEPKLPIGHPMPPSGQAMASKCPFLAAEMGQKNSSVVRQVGMEFQEDVQEVRTVQKEVSPAQLKKPTLASVFKGSGDEQTNLMKTLLKQRPEKVSHLLQDNLPGSMSCFHYDDFLEKKIVEKKSDHTYRVFKTVNRLANEFPMATDFTGSSEEKKEVSVWCSNDYLGMSRHPRVMQSIIDTLRKHGSGAGGTRNISGTSKFHVELEQELADLHNKDAALLFTSCFVANDSTLFTLAKMLPGCEIYSDAGNHASMIQGIKNSGVKKFIFRHNDTAHLRELLQKGDPMKPKIVAFETVHSMDGAVCPLEEMCDVAHEFGAITFVDEVHAVGLYGARGGGIGDRDGIMHKMDIVSGTLGKAFGCVGGYIASTTALVDTVRSFAAGFIFTTSLPPMLLAGARQSIQILKGEEGRMLRRKHQRNVKLLRQMLMNSGLPVVHCPSHIIPLRVSNALKNTEVCDIMMSRHNIYVQAINYPTVAKGQELLRIAPTPHHTPEMMKYFVERLVHTWKEVGLELKPHSSAECTLCQQPLHFEVMSEREKSYFHGLSHPISACA from the exons ATGGATCTGATATTGCGCCGCTGTCCATTCGTGGCTCGTGTGCCCCAAGCCTTCCTCCAGCAGACCAAAAAGTCTCTGTTGGCGTACGCCCAGCGATGCCCCATCATGATGGAGTTGGCCTCTAAACCCATGGCTCCATCAATGGCACGGGCCCTCTGTTCCtactcttcatcttcctcccaCCAGGACACTGAGGCCATCAAAG ACCCCAAACAGCAAGGGGAGCCCAAGCTGCCTATTGGCCACCCTATGCCGCCCTCAGGCCAGGCGATGGCCTCCAAATGCCCTTTCCTGGCTGCTGAGATGGGACAGAAGAACAGCAGTGTGGTCCGCCAGGTCGGCATGGAGTTCCAAGAGGACGTCCAGGAAGTCCGCACTGTCCAGAAAG AAGTGTCCCCTGCCCAGTTGAAGAAGCCGACCTTGGCCAGTGTCTTTAAGGGAAGCGGAGATGAGCAAACTAATCTCATGAAAACTCTCCTGAAACAACGACCTGAAAAGGTCTCCCACTTGCTGCAGGATAACCTGCCAGGAAGTA TGTCCTGCTTCCACTACGATGACTTTCTTGAGAAGAAGATAGTAGAGAAGAAGAGTGACCACACATATCGTGTGTTTAAGACTGTGAATCGTCTGGCCAACGAATTCCCCATGGCCACCGACTTCACGGGCTCTTcggaggaaaagaaggaggtGTCTGTTTGGTGCAGCAATGACTACCTGGGCATGAGTCGGCACCCACGGGTCATGCAATCCATTAT agATACTTTACGAAAGCATGGCTCGGGTGCAGGAGGCACCAGGAACATCTCCGGGACCAGTAAATTCCATGTGGAACTGGAGCAAGAACTGGCTGACCTTCACAACAAGGACGCTGCACTGCTCTTCACCTCCTGCTTTGTTGCCAATGACTCCACCCTCTTCACCCTCGCCAAGATGCTGCCTG GTTGTGAGATCTACTCTGATGCTGGCAACCACGCCTCAATGATTCAGGGTATCAAGAACAGCGGCGTTAAGAAGTTCATATTCCGCCACAATGACACCGCTCATCTCCGAGAGCTTCTACAGAAGGGAGACCCCATGAAACCGAAGATCGTGGCCTTTGAGACTGTCCATTCCATGGATG GTGCCGTGTGTCCGCTGGAGGAGATGTGCGACGTGGCCCACGAGTTTGGTGCCATCACCTTTGTAGATGAGGTTCATGCCGTGGGTCTCTATGGCGCCAGAGGTGGGGGCATCGGAGACAGAGATGGCATCATGCACAAGATGGATATTGTCTCAGGGACACTAG gcaAGGCCTTCGGCTGTGTGGGCGGCTACATTGCGAGTACCACTGCCCTGGTGGACACGGTGCGTTCCTTCGCTGCTGGTTTCATCTTCACCACGTCTTTGCCACCAATGCTGTTGGCCGGAGCCAGGCAGTCGATCCAGATTCTGAAAGGTGAAGAGGGCCGTATGCTGAGGCGCAAACACCAGCGCAACGTCAAGCTGCTCAGACAAATGCTGATGAACTCCGGGCTGCCGGTGGTGCACTGCCCCAGCCACATCATCCCACTCCGG GTATCAAATGCGTTGAAAAACACAGAGGTATGTGACATCATGATGAGTCGCCATAACATCTACGTGCAGGCCATCAACTACCCCACCGTTGCGAAGGGACAAGAGCTTCTGCGTATCGCCCCGACGCCTCACCACACCCCTGAGATGATGAAATACTTTGTTG AGAGGCTGGTGCACACATGGAAGGAGGTGGGCCTGGAGCTGAAGCCTCACTCATCAGCAGAGTGCACCCTCTGCCAGCAGCCGCTGCACTTCGAGGTGATGAGCGAGAGAGAAAAGTCTTACTTCCATGGCCTCAGCCACCCGATCTCAGCCTGCGCATAA